The sequence below is a genomic window from Coregonus clupeaformis isolate EN_2021a unplaced genomic scaffold, ASM2061545v1 scaf0093, whole genome shotgun sequence.
tcgatttggtgtttgtcccatttagtgaattcttggttggtgagcggaccccagacctcacaaccataaagggcaatggattCTATAAcggattcaagtatttttagccagatcctaattggtatgtcaaattttatgttccttttgatggcatgttccttttgatggctctctctctgctctctgctctctctctctctctctctctctctctctctctatggtctctctctctctctctctatggtctctctctctctctctctctctatggtctctctctctctctctctctggtctctctctctctctctctctggtctctctctctctctctctggtcactctctctctctctggtctctctggtctctctctctctggtttctctctctctggtctctctctctggtttctctctctctctcactctctctgtcacacctcttatctctctctccccaggctgTATGTCCTCCACTCCCAGTGGACATGTCATTGTATTCCAGATGACAATATTAGCTTTCCCATCCTTCTCCGTCCCAAAATATGTATTATCTTTGGcaacatcccaaatggtaccctattccctccatagtgcactaccattgggccctggtcaaaatgagttcactatatagagaatagggtgtcatttaggacaCTGCCCTTATCTCCACAAAACTGATAGACACCAGGAAGTGATGCAATGGCTCCAGTGAGGCATTTCCTGTGTCCTGCTGTCCATACACACTGATCTCTGATAGTATTCTATGTAGGTTTTTCCCATCCTCATCCAACTATTATTTTCTCTTGTTTTATCAGTGCAGCGCCTCTGCTCTCTTCggtttccttctctctgtctcgctctctcgctctcatagtctaagtgagagtgagaggaggactGTCAGTCAGTGAGTGTGTCCCAAAaagctccctatatagtgcactacttttgaccagagctctatgggccctggtcaaaagtagtgcactataaagctactagccatttgggacagagagtATGAAACTACCAGACTGACAGGAGTTCAACTCAGCATGCTTGTCTGTTAAGAGGAACTGAAACGGAGACTGAGTTTCACTGCAAACGACTAACCACCAGCTTCCTGTTCCGTCGGGGgactggcactgtttccaaatgtCAAAATTTCTTGCACAAAGTTAGCATATAAAtgtaaccaatcaatcaatcccctCCCTGTCCCTCCAGGCGCGAGGCAGCTCGTCTCAGGCCAGGGAAGTGTTGAAGCGTCATTTCTATCAACTagagattaaaaaaaaaatactggtccattcttccctctctctctctctcttcctcccctcctctccctccctctctcttccttctctctcttcactctctctctctctctccctctctcttcctcctctccctcctacagGTGCGAGGCAGCTCGTCTCAGGCCAGGGAAGCGTTGAAGCGTCATTTCTCTGAGCTCCAGGCGGCTGTGACCCGCCTCCTGGCGGAGCGCCTGAGCGTGCTCCTTAGCGAGGTGGATGTCATCGAGCAGGACAGCGTACGACCGCTGGACGACTGCCAGAAACTCATAGAACATGGAGTCAGCACTGCCGACGAGCTGCTCCGCGAGGGTAAGATATAGGTAGACACATGGACAGACGCATggaccgaaaggttgctggttcgaataccacTAAaatgctgtgcccttgagcaaggcacttaaccctgactGCTCCAGAGGGCGCTGTACAATGGCAAACTTGGCCGTGATCCCACTCTCTGAGAGTGTCTCGGGGAGTTGGGGATATGCAATAAAACACATTACCATTACACACttgtgtaacaggacaaataaAATCACCCCCAAAATTATGACTATTTTTATTACACACCATCAGAATCCTGTTTCCCCTATTGCTCCGGTCCTCTTCCTCAGTACCATGAAACCTCAGGGGTCTCCTATTTCATGATTCATCTACTGTAATTCAACTGATTTAAAGGTtttaatctctctctttccctctccccctctcctctcttcaggtgAGGTAGCTATCCGTTGTGGTGTGGGGGAGAAGGAGGACAAGCTGGGGAGTTTCACCAAGAAGGCCCTTCAGATCCAGCTggacaggtggagagagagagggggagggagggaattaTCATACTCTCTTTGTGTATGTAATGTATGTTGTAACTTTTAAGTATACAATGTAAAGGTtaactctgcgtgtgtgtgtgtgtcccagcctCCCGGAGGTTCCAGTGTTGGTAGACGTGCCGTGTGTGTCTGCCCAGCTGGATGACTCTCTGCTGTAcgcggtgagagagagagtgtcacgcCACGGATCAGTCTCTTCACACCCTCCAGTCCAGATAGAGGAACTCCAGGAGAGACCAGGCAGTGTGTTAGTACGCTGGTGTAAGGTGAGGGGACACACCCTACAGATTTTATTACACTGATATTAACTAACACACCCTACAGATTTTATTACACTGATATTAACTAACACACCCTACAGATTTTATTACACTGATATTAACTAACACACCCTACAGATGTTATAACACTGATATTAACTAACACACCCTACAGATGTTATGACACTGATATTAACTAACACACCCTACAGATGTTATAACACTGATATTAACTAACACACCCTACAGATGTTATGACACTGATATTAACTAACACACCCTACAGATGTTATGACACTGATGTTAATTAACACACCCTACAGATGTTATGACACTGATGTTAATTAACACACTGTACTGTGGGGGTGTGTttcctaactctctctctctctaggtggaTGATGAGTTTGCGGTGCAGGACTACCGTCTGCAGTATCGTCGCTCAGTGTCTGGTCAGTACCTAGGTCGAAAATATGAAGGTTGAGTCAAATGATTTCATATCCCATAACGTATTAATTTCTACGTGATTCTGTATCATTCATATTTATTcaatatgataataataatatgaatgcgGGTGCATTTCTAAACAAAGGGACCAGCGACGCTGTCTTAGTGTAACAAAGGGACCAGCGACGCTGTCTTAGTGTAACAAAGGGACCAGCGACGCTGTCTTAGTGTAACAAAGGGACCAGCGACGCTGTCTTAGTGTAATGGTGCTGATCCCATGAATTTGTTTAATTTCTCAAGTTTGCACCCGTGAATATGTTGTCCTAACCATATAATTAAATATTAGTACTTTATTAATAGTGcttaataatattaatattataTCATATTATGTGAAATATATTATAAATTGTAATTATATTAATGGTACTTCATAATAGGAATAGTACTTTCTAATTGAATAGTACTTTATTAATAGTAATTGATCTCTGTGGTCCTGACCTGGGTATCTTCCACTTCAGGTCAGTACGAGGATGCCTACATCGGGCCGGAGCAGGAGTTCCTGGTCCTACACCTGGACCCCCACACTGATCATCTGTTCAGGGTGTGTGCCCGAGGGGAGGGACGTACCGAGTGGAGCCCCTGGAGCGTCCCACAGACAGGATACACCACACTGGCACCCCATGGTAAACACGCACCACATGGAGCAGATGCAGTGAGAACATTCAGCTGCAGGATATGCATGCTGATGCAGCGTGGTCTACGAACCTCAAAGTGCATGCGTCTCAGATGCTATTTTAGCATCTCAGATGGTATGTGCGTGCGCAACCTGTAGACGTTTGTTGGTCTCGTGTATTGTGAgtcactagctctggtccagggcgtcaGTGTCCTACCACATAAACAGTCAGggcactagctctggtccagggcgtaaTGTTAGCCACTGTTGCTTGTGcagctagctagtacacactagctaggctagctagctagtacgcATACACTAGCTAGTTAGTACACACTAGCAAGTACCTAGCTTGTAATTCTAAATGTAATTTCACCACCCATgctgttgg
It includes:
- the LOC121570156 gene encoding cytokine receptor-like factor 3 isoform X2 encodes the protein MSIEAEALLQEAKESIEAAQNYRSELQQRLHGLSQARKQVRGSSSQAREALKRHFSELQAAVTRLLAERLSVLLSEVDVIEQDSVRPLDDCQKLIEHGVSTADELLREGEVAIRCGVGEKEDKLGSFTKKALQIQLDSLPEVPVLVDVPCVSAQLDDSLLYAVRERVSRHGSVSSHPPVQIEELQERPGSVLVRWCKVDDEFAVQDYRLQYRRSVSGQYEDAYIGPEQEFLVLHLDPHTDHLFRVCARGEGRTEWSPWSVPQTGYTTLAPHGSEGYILSSRRNIAMRSDSSPSKAGVLYSNAPTYFCGQTLTFKISATGQVDKRDSIGLCVGCEGEAESLQRDQAVCISTNGAVFVNGKEMTNQLPSVTLGSAVTFDMEVVNLLPVSNNNNLSDGGNFKLRVTIGSGNREVVFDWLLDQGVDCLFFGCSLAHPGWKVLVF
- the LOC121570156 gene encoding cytokine receptor-like factor 3 isoform X1; the encoded protein is MSIEAEALLQEAKESIEAAQNYRSELQQRLHGLSQARKQVRGSSSQAREALKRHFSELQAAVTRLLAERLSVLLSEVDVIEQDSVRPLDDCQKLIEHGVSTADELLREGEVAIRCGVGEKEDKLGSFTKKALQIQLDSLPEVPVLVDVPCVSAQLDDSLLYAVRERVSRHGSVSSHPPVQIEELQERPGSVLVRWCKVDDEFAVQDYRLQYRRSVSGQYEDAYIGPEQEFLVLHLDPHTDHLFRVCARGEGRTEWSPWSVPQTGYTTLAPHEWCPGSEGYILSSRRNIAMRSDSSPSKAGVLYSNAPTYFCGQTLTFKISATGQVDKRDSIGLCVGCEGEAESLQRDQAVCISTNGAVFVNGKEMTNQLPSVTLGSAVTFDMEVVNLLPVSNNNNLSDGGNFKLRVTIGSGNREVVFDWLLDQGVDCLFFGCSLAHPGWKVLVF